A stretch of Imperialibacter roseus DNA encodes these proteins:
- the porK gene encoding T9SS ring complex lipoprotein PorK/GldK gives MNKKSVVKNLALLIIFAVVSQSCGLLGLGGGGYDDRGELVGVPDREGWEMTIPFGMVSVPPGTFHMGQADEDVAATQINFNKQITIGGFYMDDTEITNNEYRQFVVAMSEGSEVDMPEGITLEDIYPDTAVWVRDYTHHMGDPMMVYYWSHPAFDNYPVVGVDWESAQAFCDWRTEHLNSYRADQGLFRMPNFRLPSEAEWEYASRGGRDMAKYPWGNPYIRNTKGCLLANFKPGRGNYFDDGFAYTAPVATFFANDFGLYDMSGNVAEWCEDAFDEASVPLVWDLNPTYNDDNEPRKVIRGGSWKDIAYYLETGTRTFEYKDTSRASIGFRCAMTYLGRSAGSEF, from the coding sequence ATGAATAAAAAGAGTGTTGTAAAAAACTTAGCTCTTCTGATTATTTTTGCTGTCGTGTCACAATCGTGTGGGCTACTTGGCCTTGGCGGTGGTGGGTATGACGACAGAGGAGAGCTTGTGGGTGTTCCTGACCGGGAAGGTTGGGAGATGACGATACCATTTGGAATGGTGTCAGTACCTCCGGGTACTTTTCACATGGGACAGGCGGACGAAGATGTGGCTGCTACGCAGATCAACTTCAACAAGCAAATCACAATTGGTGGTTTTTACATGGATGATACTGAGATTACCAACAATGAGTATCGTCAGTTTGTTGTAGCAATGTCCGAGGGATCAGAAGTAGACATGCCAGAGGGTATCACGCTGGAAGATATCTATCCCGATACTGCTGTTTGGGTAAGAGATTACACACACCATATGGGTGACCCTATGATGGTGTACTATTGGTCTCACCCTGCCTTTGACAACTATCCTGTGGTAGGTGTCGATTGGGAATCTGCGCAAGCATTTTGCGACTGGAGAACAGAGCATTTGAATTCTTATCGGGCCGACCAGGGCTTATTCAGGATGCCTAACTTCAGGCTCCCCTCTGAAGCCGAGTGGGAATATGCCTCAAGAGGAGGCAGAGATATGGCCAAGTATCCATGGGGTAACCCGTATATAAGAAACACGAAAGGTTGTCTGTTGGCCAACTTTAAGCCAGGCAGAGGTAACTATTTCGATGATGGATTCGCTTACACAGCACCGGTGGCAACGTTTTTTGCCAACGACTTCGGTCTTTATGACATGTCGGGCAACGTAGCCGAGTGGTGCGAAGATGCATTTGATGAGGCTTCAGTTCCGTTAGTGTGGGATCTGAACCCAACTTATAACGATGATAATGAACCTAGGAAAGTAATAAGAGGAGGATCGTGGAAAGACATCGCCTACTATCTTGAGACAGGTACAAGAACATTTGAATATAAGGACACTTCCAGAGCAAGTATAGGCTTCCGTTGTGCTATGACTTACCTCGGAAGGTCAGCTGGCAGTGAATTCTAA
- a CDS encoding PorP/SprF family type IX secretion system membrane protein, whose translation MRNKLFFIILLTGAGYTASAQQDAHFSHYMFNQALYNPAWLTQEKSGYVSALHRTQWAGYATSFDGSGGAPTTQQFNFGMPLATMPGAVGVTAIHDQLGPLTNVHLQFLGAYYKNFNRGRVSIGLRPSLVMQTIDFDQWRFVDPNDPLNKGGRESQLRPDLSFGAMYSNTDFYLGVGINHILSPSFDFGIAQIENRLERSVNLMAGYSFKPTYNLEVSPSVLVRSTFKTFTFDASAIATYQNKLWGGLGFRESEAMIVLLGYNFLKDGILKVGYSFDYVIESREAKQSTSHEVFVRYKLGGLTGGGGKKIIRTPRFRF comes from the coding sequence ATGAGAAACAAATTGTTTTTTATTATTCTTCTGACGGGTGCTGGTTACACAGCTTCTGCACAACAAGATGCTCATTTTAGCCACTACATGTTCAACCAGGCCCTTTATAACCCAGCCTGGCTGACGCAAGAGAAAAGTGGCTATGTGTCTGCCCTGCACCGAACGCAGTGGGCTGGTTATGCAACTTCTTTCGACGGGTCCGGCGGCGCCCCCACTACTCAGCAGTTCAACTTCGGTATGCCGCTGGCAACCATGCCCGGCGCAGTTGGCGTAACAGCCATTCACGATCAGTTGGGGCCGTTGACCAACGTGCACCTGCAGTTCCTTGGGGCTTACTACAAAAACTTTAACCGGGGAAGGGTCAGCATCGGTCTTCGCCCTTCATTGGTCATGCAAACCATAGACTTTGATCAGTGGAGATTTGTCGATCCGAATGACCCACTTAACAAGGGCGGCCGGGAGTCTCAGCTTAGGCCAGACCTTAGCTTCGGAGCCATGTATTCCAATACCGATTTTTATCTTGGAGTAGGCATCAACCATATTTTATCGCCGTCATTTGACTTTGGAATCGCACAAATAGAAAACAGGCTTGAAAGATCAGTTAACCTGATGGCCGGCTACTCCTTTAAGCCCACTTACAATCTGGAAGTGAGTCCAAGCGTTCTTGTTAGGTCTACCTTCAAAACATTTACTTTTGATGCAAGCGCCATTGCTACCTACCAAAATAAACTTTGGGGAGGCTTGGGCTTTAGGGAGTCTGAAGCTATGATTGTACTTCTGGGGTATAACTTCCTCAAAGACGGTATCTTGAAAGTCGGATATTCTTTTGACTATGTAATAGAAAGCAGAGAAGCAAAACAATCTACCTCTCACGAAGTTTTTGTCAGATACAAATTAGGTGGGCTCACAGGCGGCGGCGGAAAGAAAATCATCCGAACACCAAGGTTTAGGTTCTGA
- a CDS encoding uroporphyrinogen-III synthase yields MILEDKSRLKKVSSILVSQPKPSDPNSPYFKLAEQYNIKVDFRPFIKIEPTNIKEFRQQKVDILAHTAVIFTSRNAVDHFFRLAAESKIEIPADMKYFCISEQTANYLQKYIVIRKRKIFTGLRTATDLIEIIKKHKNEKYLFPCSDIRKEDIPVFLEENGYKFSEAIIYKTVASDLSDLEDVYYDILAFFSPSGINSLFVNFKDFKQNDTRIAVFGPTTAKAARDANLVLDIEAPLPNAPSMTGAIELYIKMANGLV; encoded by the coding sequence ATGATCTTGGAAGATAAGAGTAGGCTTAAAAAGGTATCAAGTATCTTAGTTTCTCAGCCAAAACCTTCTGACCCAAATTCCCCATACTTCAAACTTGCAGAGCAATATAATATTAAGGTTGACTTTAGGCCATTTATAAAAATTGAGCCAACCAATATTAAAGAGTTCAGGCAGCAGAAAGTGGATATTTTGGCGCACACAGCCGTGATATTTACAAGCCGAAATGCTGTTGACCACTTTTTCAGACTCGCTGCTGAAAGCAAGATTGAGATACCAGCTGACATGAAATATTTTTGTATTTCAGAACAAACAGCAAACTATCTCCAGAAGTACATCGTCATCAGGAAGAGAAAAATCTTTACTGGTCTTCGCACAGCGACCGACCTGATAGAGATTATCAAAAAGCACAAAAACGAAAAATACCTTTTCCCATGTTCCGACATAAGGAAGGAAGACATCCCTGTTTTTCTTGAGGAAAATGGGTACAAGTTTTCTGAGGCTATCATATACAAAACCGTAGCAAGCGATCTCTCAGATCTTGAGGATGTTTACTATGACATATTGGCTTTCTTTAGCCCATCAGGGATCAACTCCCTGTTTGTCAACTTTAAGGATTTTAAGCAAAACGACACACGAATTGCGGTGTTTGGCCCGACGACAGCAAAAGCTGCCAGAGATGCGAACCTGGTGCTCGACATTGAAGCGCCTCTTCCCAATGCCCCTTCTATGACTGGTGCCATTGAGCTCTATATTAAAATGGCAAACGGATTAGTGTAG
- a CDS encoding DUF4271 domain-containing protein yields MSKYHCLLLLLCFFGLSKASAQESGATRRILEERWFYSTESNSFEPSFKATLPDPALVGFYIQLNGDYLHFLRICAPIGTAVWVDTQLILGETQEDCFQLDLGEWRSKFARDSVFVVLHKDTGLLSSADITAIAHGESSGTNDKVILPVKRSIDKRDHFILLFTIAFLVTTGFFRLQFSRIFRSFIDLNRVLSFRVRDEMVSGFRLLSTPSITIHMLVSMLAAFFLTIGQSYLSTEAAIAPTLSNYISEWVVYALLIMAFLLSKRFLIQIFGEIFQMRGAIYLQVFEYLRTIFILLSIALFVYVLFFYLFGTASQWLISNMAGFAIAFLISVMLLMFYKLAFETRYQKLHLFSYLCATEILPAILLIKWMFF; encoded by the coding sequence ATGAGTAAATACCATTGTCTCTTACTTCTTCTTTGCTTTTTTGGCTTGAGCAAGGCTTCCGCACAGGAGAGTGGTGCAACCAGACGGATTCTGGAGGAGCGATGGTTTTATAGCACAGAATCCAACAGTTTTGAACCCTCTTTCAAAGCTACGCTGCCCGATCCGGCACTTGTAGGGTTTTATATCCAGCTAAACGGCGATTACCTCCATTTTTTGAGGATATGTGCACCGATTGGCACTGCTGTTTGGGTGGATACCCAGCTTATACTTGGTGAAACCCAGGAAGATTGCTTTCAGCTTGATTTGGGCGAATGGCGAAGCAAGTTTGCCAGGGATTCTGTTTTTGTCGTGCTACACAAAGACACGGGGTTGCTGTCATCGGCTGACATAACAGCAATCGCTCATGGGGAAAGCAGCGGGACGAATGACAAAGTAATTCTCCCGGTCAAACGCTCTATCGACAAGAGGGATCATTTTATACTTTTGTTTACAATAGCCTTCTTAGTTACCACGGGTTTCTTCCGCCTGCAGTTCTCTCGTATTTTCCGATCTTTTATCGACCTCAACAGGGTGCTAAGCTTCAGGGTAAGGGATGAAATGGTGAGCGGCTTCCGGCTTCTTTCCACTCCTTCCATCACCATACACATGCTGGTTAGTATGCTGGCCGCATTCTTTTTGACTATCGGCCAGTCTTACCTGTCTACGGAGGCTGCCATTGCCCCAACGCTATCAAACTATATTAGCGAATGGGTTGTTTATGCATTGCTTATAATGGCATTCCTGTTGTCGAAGAGGTTCCTCATCCAAATTTTTGGAGAAATCTTCCAAATGAGAGGAGCCATCTACCTACAGGTTTTTGAATACCTCCGCACCATTTTTATACTGCTTAGTATAGCACTTTTCGTCTACGTGCTCTTTTTTTATCTTTTCGGAACAGCATCACAGTGGCTTATTAGTAATATGGCCGGGTTTGCAATTGCCTTCCTAATTTCCGTCATGCTTTTAATGTTTTATAAATTAGCTTTTGAAACCCGCTATCAAAAACTTCATTTATTTTCATATCTTTGCGCCACCGAAATATTACCAGCGATTCTTTTGATCAAATGGATGTTTTTTTGA
- a CDS encoding BamA/TamA family outer membrane protein, giving the protein MGRLASCLLAWGALAFFGTTEAMSQVYTINIQPADTLASYALKTLDNRKFTDSVQVVSTLRQITSKLRLAGYIFADFHDLRWKGDTVNGFLSAGKKQYLSLRNARNGKQYSSWRSLQNKAGFTRDLELYLNNGYPFARLYFTEAVFSHDTLRATLEVEKGPQIVFDSLVIREKGKTKASFLQKYLFIATGSPYSEKAFQGIASRINNSGYLRTSSSPQVEFYAGKARVSLAVDELKVNQIDGVIGFLPDQNSETGKLLLTGQVETDLHNLFGTGKHVYLNWQNFNVASQKLEVAYDHPVLLGSPLDFHGAFQQLKQDSSFVTRSAQAGFKLPIGYFLKLRFGVDFRQNSLLSANRISSADKLINADSRMNQYQVGITYTQLDDLLLPSKGMSSGLTIGVGQKEIVRNSMVDPELYNDVQLKSIQTTIEGYLENYLKPAKAVVFAQQVYVGSILNDQVFRNDLFRFGGLRRLRGFNENQFYGQHYGVGVAELRFLFQEESYFVTFADQGIISSEAGSWVYAAGVGGGMVLKVNNGIFRLMLAVGGTKGQPMDVTQPKVHFGFVNRF; this is encoded by the coding sequence TTGGGGAGACTCGCAAGCTGCCTGTTGGCATGGGGGGCCTTAGCTTTTTTCGGCACCACCGAAGCGATGTCGCAGGTATACACAATAAACATTCAACCTGCCGACACACTGGCCAGTTATGCCCTAAAAACCCTGGACAACAGAAAATTTACAGACTCTGTTCAGGTAGTTTCAACCCTTAGGCAAATCACCTCGAAGCTCAGGCTCGCCGGATACATCTTCGCTGATTTTCATGACCTACGTTGGAAAGGTGATACGGTCAACGGATTTCTGTCAGCAGGCAAAAAGCAATACTTGTCTCTTCGAAATGCCAGGAACGGCAAACAATATTCATCCTGGAGAAGCCTTCAAAATAAAGCAGGATTTACCAGAGACCTTGAGTTGTACCTCAACAACGGCTACCCGTTTGCCCGCCTCTACTTCACAGAGGCGGTGTTTTCGCACGACACGCTTAGGGCTACGCTTGAGGTGGAGAAAGGGCCGCAGATCGTGTTTGACTCACTGGTGATACGAGAAAAAGGCAAGACCAAGGCCAGTTTCCTTCAGAAGTATCTTTTTATCGCAACAGGTAGCCCTTATTCTGAGAAGGCCTTTCAAGGCATCGCTTCCAGAATTAATAACAGCGGATATTTAAGAACCTCATCAAGCCCCCAGGTAGAGTTTTACGCCGGCAAGGCGAGAGTTAGCCTCGCCGTCGACGAATTGAAGGTCAACCAAATTGACGGAGTCATTGGGTTTTTGCCGGATCAAAACTCCGAAACGGGCAAGCTGCTGCTAACCGGTCAGGTCGAAACCGACTTGCACAACCTGTTTGGAACCGGCAAACATGTGTATTTAAACTGGCAGAACTTCAATGTGGCTTCTCAAAAGCTGGAAGTAGCCTACGATCATCCTGTGCTGCTTGGCTCGCCGCTCGACTTTCATGGTGCATTTCAGCAGCTCAAACAAGATTCCTCTTTTGTCACCAGGTCGGCCCAGGCTGGCTTTAAGCTTCCCATTGGTTATTTCCTGAAGCTTAGGTTTGGAGTAGACTTCAGACAAAACAGTCTTTTGTCGGCTAATCGAATCAGTAGTGCCGACAAACTCATCAATGCCGATAGCCGGATGAACCAGTACCAGGTGGGTATAACTTATACTCAGCTTGATGATCTGCTGCTGCCGTCAAAAGGCATGTCATCGGGGCTGACAATTGGCGTTGGCCAAAAAGAGATAGTCAGAAATAGTATGGTTGATCCTGAGCTATACAATGATGTCCAGCTCAAATCAATTCAGACGACCATTGAAGGGTATCTCGAAAACTATTTGAAGCCGGCGAAGGCTGTTGTTTTTGCCCAGCAGGTGTATGTGGGCTCCATTCTCAACGACCAGGTTTTCAGGAATGACCTCTTCAGGTTTGGTGGTTTGAGAAGGCTTCGTGGGTTCAACGAAAATCAATTTTATGGCCAGCACTATGGCGTGGGAGTGGCTGAGCTCAGGTTTTTGTTTCAGGAGGAAAGCTATTTCGTCACATTTGCTGACCAGGGAATTATTAGCAGTGAAGCGGGTAGCTGGGTGTATGCAGCTGGGGTAGGAGGGGGCATGGTATTGAAAGTCAACAACGGGATTTTCAGACTGATGCTGGCGGTAGGAGGCACCAAAGGGCAGCCGATGGACGTAACTCAGCCCAAAGTTCATTTCGGCTTTGTCAACAGGTTTTAG
- the hemW gene encoding radical SAM family heme chaperone HemW has translation MAGIYIHIPFCSQACHYCDFHFSTSLKLKSDLIASICHEITLQKGYLNNEAIETVYLGGGTPSLLDEGDLQQVFGALKESFELTQVAEVTLEANPEDLTTAKLDTFKKLGVNRLSIGIQSFWDEHLRFMNRSHSSSQALKCVELAQKAGFENISIDLIYGVPFRDHSVWQNDLKKAIELNVPHISAYCLTIEEKTAFGQWQKTGKLAPIDDHFAAEQFEMLVSVLESAGYEQYEISNFAKPGRYSKHNTAYWQQKPYLGIGPSAHSYNSVSRQYNVANNAAYIKALNESKIPTTVEVLEANQAFNEYLLTTLRTMWGTSLELAGTKFGVDLLKEKERELSLLRKEELLFTTDSTLYLTKKGKLFADEITSQLML, from the coding sequence TTGGCCGGAATTTACATTCATATTCCTTTTTGTTCACAGGCATGTCACTATTGCGACTTTCATTTCAGCACCTCGCTGAAACTAAAAAGTGACCTTATTGCATCAATCTGCCATGAAATTACGCTTCAAAAAGGGTATTTAAACAATGAAGCCATAGAAACCGTCTATTTAGGCGGTGGAACACCGTCGCTGCTTGACGAGGGCGACTTGCAGCAGGTTTTTGGCGCATTGAAAGAAAGCTTTGAGTTGACGCAGGTAGCGGAAGTGACGCTGGAAGCTAATCCGGAGGATTTGACAACAGCTAAGCTTGACACTTTCAAGAAACTTGGAGTCAACAGGCTGAGCATCGGGATTCAATCGTTTTGGGATGAACATCTGAGATTTATGAACCGGTCGCATAGTAGCAGCCAGGCGCTGAAATGCGTGGAGCTTGCACAAAAGGCCGGTTTCGAGAACATCAGCATTGACCTGATTTATGGCGTACCCTTCAGAGATCACTCAGTGTGGCAAAATGATCTGAAAAAAGCGATTGAATTAAATGTTCCGCACATTTCGGCGTACTGCCTGACAATTGAAGAAAAAACGGCCTTTGGCCAATGGCAAAAGACAGGCAAGCTGGCCCCGATAGACGATCATTTTGCTGCTGAGCAATTTGAAATGCTGGTTTCAGTTTTGGAAAGCGCCGGTTATGAGCAATACGAGATTTCCAACTTTGCCAAGCCCGGGAGGTATTCGAAACACAACACTGCCTACTGGCAGCAAAAGCCCTACCTGGGCATTGGCCCAAGTGCTCACTCCTACAATAGCGTAAGCAGGCAGTATAATGTCGCCAACAATGCCGCCTATATCAAGGCACTCAATGAAAGTAAAATTCCGACAACGGTGGAGGTGCTGGAGGCTAATCAGGCTTTTAACGAGTATCTGCTAACCACGCTTAGAACCATGTGGGGCACCAGCCTTGAACTGGCGGGTACAAAGTTCGGTGTTGACCTTTTGAAGGAAAAAGAAAGGGAGCTTTCGCTTCTTCGCAAGGAGGAGTTATTATTTACAACCGATAGTACACTATATTTAACAAAAAAAGGCAAACTTTTTGCAGATGAAATCACTTCTCAACTTATGCTGTAG
- a CDS encoding LytR/AlgR family response regulator transcription factor, with protein sequence MRALIIDDERLARKELTTLLSVHKDIELIGEAVNADDAFEKINTMQPDLIFLDIQMPGKTGFELLESLERVPKVIFTTAYDEFAIKAFQYNALDYLLKPIQPERLNETVKKLFNEGVAQGEEDLSGLPQKKLGATDQVFVKDGDKCWFVRLSNIRLFESDGNYIKVYFDNFKPMIHKSLNALDERLDDRTFFRASRKHIVNLDWVESIEPWFNGGLMVQLKGGEKVEVSRRQAAKFKDMMSL encoded by the coding sequence ATGAGAGCACTGATAATCGACGACGAGAGGTTGGCACGGAAGGAGCTAACAACTTTACTGAGCGTACACAAAGACATTGAACTGATAGGAGAAGCCGTCAATGCTGATGATGCGTTTGAAAAAATCAACACCATGCAGCCGGACCTGATTTTTCTGGATATCCAAATGCCGGGCAAAACTGGGTTTGAGCTTCTTGAGAGCCTGGAAAGAGTGCCAAAGGTTATATTCACCACGGCGTACGATGAATTTGCTATCAAAGCGTTTCAGTACAATGCGCTTGATTATTTGCTAAAGCCCATTCAGCCGGAACGATTGAATGAAACTGTTAAGAAACTGTTCAACGAAGGAGTAGCGCAAGGCGAGGAAGATCTGTCAGGTTTGCCGCAGAAAAAACTTGGCGCCACCGATCAGGTATTTGTGAAGGATGGCGACAAGTGTTGGTTTGTCAGGCTCTCAAACATCAGGTTATTTGAATCAGATGGCAATTACATAAAGGTCTATTTCGATAACTTCAAGCCCATGATTCATAAGTCGCTCAACGCTCTTGATGAACGATTGGATGACAGAACTTTCTTCAGGGCAAGCCGCAAGCATATCGTTAATCTCGACTGGGTGGAGTCTATCGAGCCCTGGTTCAATGGTGGGCTAATGGTGCAGCTGAAAGGCGGTGAAAAGGTGGAAGTGAGCAGGAGGCAGGCTGCCAAGTTCAAAGACATGATGTCTTTGTAA
- a CDS encoding sensor histidine kinase, whose protein sequence is MINKRRIYWICQIGGWSIYGFSNLFLLSTAKTLTLSDITGQIISTAFYILITHFLRLLVIKRNWLGNSWPILIPKVIFSTFLVGIIDYFFLLALQYSLGTLMKSDFSFETMSANVLISWTLTFIWALIYFTFHYFERYNKSLQFEATINEIELNNLKSQLNPHFIFNALNSIRALVDENPSKSKIAITQLSNILRYSLILDKKKLIPFQDELQTVKDYLALETIRFEERLKTEFQIHPDSYLYMVPPMMIQTLVENGIKHGVSNLKHGGHIKVTTEVKNNTLMVQIRNSGSYKNGVVSPNGGYGLQNTKRRLKLIYGSGASFKIANEGTNMVLTELKFPETI, encoded by the coding sequence ATGATCAATAAGAGGCGGATATATTGGATTTGTCAGATTGGTGGATGGTCGATTTACGGCTTCAGCAATTTGTTTTTGCTGTCGACGGCAAAAACACTCACGCTATCCGACATTACAGGGCAAATCATTTCGACGGCTTTCTATATCCTTATCACGCACTTCTTACGGTTATTGGTTATAAAAAGAAATTGGCTTGGCAATTCATGGCCAATTCTTATCCCTAAGGTGATATTCTCCACCTTTCTGGTGGGCATTATCGACTACTTCTTTCTATTGGCGCTTCAGTACAGCCTGGGCACGTTGATGAAGAGTGATTTCAGTTTTGAAACAATGAGTGCGAACGTCCTCATCTCCTGGACACTCACCTTTATTTGGGCGTTGATTTATTTTACCTTTCATTATTTTGAGAGGTACAACAAGTCTCTTCAGTTTGAAGCAACCATCAACGAAATAGAGCTCAACAACCTGAAGTCGCAGTTGAACCCGCATTTTATTTTTAATGCACTCAATAGCATCAGGGCGTTGGTTGACGAAAACCCGTCGAAGTCGAAAATAGCCATTACACAGTTATCCAACATACTGCGATATTCCCTGATTCTTGACAAAAAGAAGCTGATTCCTTTTCAGGACGAGCTTCAAACAGTAAAGGATTACCTTGCGCTCGAAACAATCCGATTCGAAGAAAGACTTAAGACAGAATTTCAAATCCATCCCGATTCCTACCTTTACATGGTGCCGCCCATGATGATTCAAACCCTGGTTGAGAATGGAATTAAACATGGCGTGTCCAACCTTAAGCACGGCGGACATATTAAGGTGACCACGGAAGTGAAAAACAACACCCTGATGGTGCAGATCAGAAACAGCGGGTCGTACAAGAATGGGGTGGTGAGTCCCAACGGTGGATATGGTCTGCAAAACACCAAGCGCCGATTGAAGCTTATTTACGGAAGCGGCGCCTCCTTTAAAATTGCGAACGAGGGTACAAATATGGTTTTGACTGAACTAAAATTTCCTGAAACAATTTAA
- a CDS encoding NAD(P)/FAD-dependent oxidoreductase gives MSEQTKKSGDIMIPQTSKKRVVIIGGGFGGLKIAKGLRKKNFQVVLFDRHNYHTFQPLLYQVATAGLEPDSIAGPLRKRLKNFKDFYFRMATVESVDTSRNCIITEIGELAYDYLVIANGSLTNYFGDSELERNVFPLKQIPHALNLRSQLLQSFEKAVLQSDTEEKQSLMNFVIVGGGPTGVELAGALGELKLHVLPKDYPEINFKKMMIYLVEGLPRLLNGMSHEAGENAFNYLKRFDVQVLVDKKLKSYDGKTVTLDDGMSIPASTLIWAAGVKGNILPGVADASVFKSRIKVDEYCKVIGTDNVYAIGDVAYFPTEAYPNGLPMLAPVAIQQGTLLAKNLVNLDKGKEMKKFEYLDKGSMATIGRNKAVVDLPGNIRMKGFIAWWVWMFIHLLSIIGFRNKWIVLSNWIWNYFTFDRSTRLIIRPYVKKPARQEKEPEKEEVTSR, from the coding sequence ATGTCAGAACAAACAAAAAAATCGGGCGATATCATGATTCCTCAGACCTCCAAAAAAAGAGTGGTAATCATCGGAGGTGGATTTGGAGGCTTAAAAATAGCGAAAGGATTGAGGAAAAAAAACTTTCAGGTAGTTCTTTTTGATCGACACAACTACCACACTTTTCAACCTCTCCTTTATCAGGTGGCCACGGCTGGGCTTGAACCCGACTCTATCGCAGGCCCTTTGAGAAAGCGACTAAAGAATTTCAAAGACTTCTACTTTCGAATGGCCACGGTTGAGTCCGTCGATACGTCTAGGAATTGTATAATTACTGAGATAGGAGAACTGGCCTATGACTACCTTGTCATAGCCAACGGGTCGCTCACCAACTATTTCGGCGACAGTGAGCTGGAGAGAAATGTTTTTCCTCTAAAGCAAATTCCTCACGCACTCAACCTGAGAAGCCAGCTTTTACAGTCGTTCGAAAAAGCTGTGTTGCAATCTGACACGGAAGAAAAGCAAAGCCTGATGAACTTTGTCATCGTAGGGGGTGGCCCCACGGGAGTTGAGCTGGCAGGGGCGCTTGGAGAATTGAAATTGCATGTGCTGCCCAAGGACTACCCTGAGATCAACTTCAAAAAGATGATGATCTATTTAGTGGAGGGCCTGCCGAGGCTGCTCAATGGCATGAGCCATGAGGCCGGCGAAAACGCTTTCAACTACCTTAAGCGATTCGATGTGCAGGTGTTGGTTGACAAGAAGCTCAAATCGTATGATGGGAAAACGGTTACTCTGGATGATGGCATGAGCATTCCGGCAAGTACGCTGATTTGGGCGGCCGGTGTAAAAGGCAACATTTTGCCTGGAGTGGCAGATGCCTCTGTTTTCAAAAGCCGTATCAAAGTAGATGAATACTGCAAGGTGATTGGCACCGACAATGTTTATGCCATTGGCGACGTGGCTTATTTCCCAACGGAAGCCTACCCGAATGGCTTGCCTATGCTTGCGCCTGTGGCCATTCAGCAGGGAACCTTATTGGCAAAGAACCTCGTTAACCTCGACAAGGGGAAGGAAATGAAGAAATTCGAGTACCTTGATAAGGGCAGCATGGCCACCATTGGAAGAAACAAAGCCGTTGTCGATTTGCCAGGCAACATAAGAATGAAAGGCTTTATCGCCTGGTGGGTTTGGATGTTCATTCACCTGCTGTCCATTATTGGCTTCCGCAATAAGTGGATCGTGCTTAGCAACTGGATATGGAATTATTTCACGTTTGACCGAAGCACAAGACTTATCATAAGGCCTTATGTGAAGAAACCTGCCAGACAAGAAAAAGAACCTGAGAAGGAGGAAGTTACCTCCCGTTGA